CATCGGATCGCCTCCGCTCGCAGGTGCTGCCATGGCGTCCATTCGCTAACGGCTGATTGGGCCGAGACTATGTCAGCCCGTGGCGCCGGGTGCCACCGCAATCTCGGCCATGACGCTAGGTCCTGACCGCCGGAAAGCGATATGATCACGAGATCGTGCGCACGGGGAACCACGGAAAGACATGAGAATGAATGCCGACACGCGCGGGACACCGGATGCTGCGCTGCATCATCCTGCCGGCAACTGCGATCGATTCCAATTGTGCAGGATCTGGTCGATCGTCGCCACTTCGAGCTGCTGGCCGAAGCGTTGCCGGTAGAGCGTCATCATCGCGTCGTGGGTCTCGTCGGAGGAGGAGCAGACAGCATCGGTGGCGAGCACGATGCGGTAGCCGCGATCGACCGCGCCGAGCACGGTGGCGAGCACGCAGACATCGGTCTCGCCGCCGGTGATCACCAGGGTCTCGGCCCGTCGCCCCCGCAGGCAGGCCTCGAGGCCCGGCTCCATCCAGGGCGAGTAGACGGTCTCTGTCGACGACCTCGGCCGGGGGCGTCATCGCGGCGAGGTCCGGCACCAGCCCGACCATCTCCTCCCCGAGCCGCTCCACCGTCATCTCGGCCCAGCGCTCCCAGTCGCGCTTCCAGCAGTCCCGCCCCTCGCCCGGATAGCGCGCCGGGACGAAGCGGGTGAACAGCGTGCGCTCCGGCACGGCGCTCGCGAGGTGCAGGACCCGCGGCAGCACCCGATCCATCCAGGGCATGTGCCAGGCGGTCGCCTGCGCGAAGAGGTTCTGCATGTCGACGCAGACATGCACCGCGCGCCCGTCGGGCGGACCGTTCGGCAGGGCGTCGATCTCGGTGGGTGTGGCAGCCATGCGGGGTCGGGCTCCCGGCGCGGGGCTCTTCGTGTCCCCGGGGCCCGACCGACGCTTACACCTCATTGGGGTTTCTTGGCTCACCCCTTCGGGACGTTGCGCTCCAGTTCGTCGAGCCAGATCCGGGCATTGCCGTCCGAGGGTGCGCGCCAGTCGCCCCGGGGCGAGAGGGCGCCGCCCGCCGCCACCTTCGGCCCGTTCGGCAGGGCCGAGCGCTTGAACTGGCTGAAGCCGAAGAAGCGGCGCAGGAACACCGTCAGCCAGGCCCGGATCTCCGGCAGGGCGTAAGCTCCCCGCTTCGCCTCCGGGAATCCGGGCGGCCAGGGCCCGCGCCCGGCATCCTCCCAGGCCATCAGCGACAGGAAGGCGATCTTCGAGGGCCGATAGCCATAGCGCAGCGTGTAGAACAGGTTGAAGTCCTGGAGCGCGTAGGGGCCGATCTTCGATTCGGTGCTCTGGATCGTCTCGCCCTCCCGTGCCGGCACCAGCTCGGGCGAGATCTCGGTCTCCAGGATCGCCTCCAGGGTACGGCCGACCTCGTCGGAGAACTGCCCCGAGGCGATCACCCAGCGGATCAGGTGCTGGATCAGGGTCTTGGGCACCCCGGCATTGACCGCGTAATGGGACATCTGGTCCCCGACGCCGTAGGTGCACCAGCCGAGCGCCAGTTCCGAGAGGTCGCCGGTGCCGATCACGATCGCGTCGTGCTGGTTGGCGAGCCGGAACAGGTAATCGGTGCGCAAGCCCGCCTGCACGTTCTCGAAGGTCACGTCGTAGACCTCCTCGCCGCGCCCGAACGGGTGGCCCATATCGGCGAGCATCTGCCGGGCGGCCGGCCTGATGTCGAGTTCGGCCGCCCGGGTGCCCAGCGAGGCCATCAGCCGGTGGGCGTTGGCCTTGGTCTCGTCCGAGGTGGCGAAGCCCGGCATCGTGTAGGTGAGGATGTCCGAGCGCGGCAGGCCGAGCTGGTCGAAGGCACGGGCCGCCACGATCAGCGCGTGGGTCGAGTCGAGCCCGCCCGAGATCCCGATCACCACCCGCTTCGTGCCGATCGCCTGGAGGCGCTGGGCGAGGCCGGCGACCTGGATGTTGTAGCCCTCGTAGCAATCCTGCGCGAGGCGGGCGGGATCGGCCGGCACGAACGGGAAGCGCTCGACCGTGCGGTGGAAGCCGAGATCCGCCTCGGGCGGTGCCACCCGGAACGGCACCCTGCGATAGGCCGGCGCGGTCCGCAGCGCCTCCCTGGCATTGTCCTCGAAGCTGCCCATCTGGGCCCGCTCCTGGCGCAGCCGGTCGAGGTCGATATCGGCGAGCGTCACCTGCGGTTCGGCGGGGAAGCGCGCGCCCTCGGCCAGCACCTCGCCGTCCTCGTAGATCGCGGTCTGGCCGTCCCAGGAGAGATCGGTGGTCGATTCGCCCGGGCCCGCCGCGGCGTAGATGTAGGCCGCAAGGCAGCGCGCCGAGGCCGACCGGCACAGGAGCGTGCGGCTCTCGGCCCGCCCGATGGTGATCGGGCTGCCCGAGAGGTTGGCGAGCACCGTCGCGCCGGCGAGTGCCGCGAGCGAAGAGGGCGGCACCGGGATCCACATGTCCTCGCAGATCTCGACCCCGAGGACGAGGCCCGGCAGGTCCTCGGCCGGGAACAGCAGGTCGGTGCCGAACGGGGCTTCCGTCTCGCCGAGGCGGATCGTCTCGCCCGTCACCCCGGCGCCGGAGGCGAAGTGGCGCTTCTCGTAGAACTCGCGGTAGTTCGGCAGGTAGCTCTTCGGCACCACCCCGAGCAGCCGGCCGCGATGGACGATCGCGGCGGTGTTGTAGATCCGGTTGCGATGGCGAAGCGGCGCGCCGATCACGAGGACCGGCATCAGCGCGCGGCTGGCCTCGACGAGGGAGAGGAGCGCCGCCTCGACCCGCTCGAGCAGCGTCTCCTGCAACAGCAGGTCCTCGAGGGCGTAGGCCGACAGGCAGAGTTCCGGAAACACCGCCACCGCGACGCCGTCCGCGTCGCACCGTTCGGCCAAGCGCCGGATCTCGGCCGCGTTGGCCTCCGGATCGGCGATGTGGCTGCGGCCGACGCAAGCCGCGACCCGGGCGAAACCGTGCCGGTAGAGGGATCGAAACATCGCGCGGGCAGCCCCTTCTCGCCGGAATTGCCCCTGCTCCTTAACGCGCCCGCGCGCCGCCCGGTACCGGTGCCCGTGCCTAATCGGGCGTTAACGATGACATGCCTAACTGGTGCGACGTACGCGGCCGCGGGCCGCCCACACAGTCATTCGGCATCATGAGACAATCGGGACGGCCACCCTTCTCCGACTCCTCGCCGCGTGCGCCCCAGCGGGTGCGCGACCATCTCCGCACGCCGGAGCGCCGGGAGCGCCCCCTCGGCGTCCTCGCCCAGACGGTGATGAGCCTGCGGGCCCTCCTGGCCCGCCGCTTCGCGCCTCCCGCGCCCCCGCCCGCCCAGCGGGACTACACCTTGAGCCGGCGCGCCACGCCGAGCTGGATGGCCGACGCCCTGGTGCGCCCCGACGCGCCGGAGCCCGGCGGCATGCCCCCGGCGCTCCCTGAGCCGTGGAGCCAGAGCCCGTTCGCCCCGGCGGCCCACCCCGCCCCGCGCCCGGCGCGGACGGCTGTCCCGGAAGGCTGGGCGCCCGATCCGGCGCTGATGCAGGCTCCGATGCCGAATGCGGCCTCGTCGTCCTGGCAAGCGCCCCCCGTCCGCCCGGCCCCTTCGGTGGCCGCGGTCCATGGCGGTCCGCGGGCCCGCCACGAGGGAGAGTTCGCCGGTGCTGCAGAGGCGCCGCACCAGCAGGCCTGGCCGCAGGATTCCCGAGGCCTCAGGCTGCAAGATCCCAGGTTGCAAGATCTCAGGTTGCAAGATCCCCGGCTGCAAGAGCCCCAGCTGCAGGATCCACGGCTGCAGGATCCTCTGCAGCAGGAATTCGTGTCCCTCCGGCCCGAAGCGGTCGTGCCGCCGGTCGAGCCGGCCCGGGCGCGCGCGTCCGACCCCGTCCTCATCGAACCCGTCCTCACGGCCGAGCCCGATCTCTTCGCGCCCCCGGCCGTCATGGTCGCCCCGGAGGCCTCGGCGCCGCGCCGCGCTTCGACCTGGGCACCGGACCCGGCCCTCACCCCCGAGGGCGGCTGGACCATGCCGATTCCCCCGGCCGGTCCGGCCCGGGCTGTGCTGACCCGCGCCCGCCGCCGCGACGCGGAGCCGTCCGCCGCGGTCCCGGAACCGCGGTCCCGTCCGGCGCCGCAAGCCTCGCTGCAGGATCTTTCGCCTCAGCGTCCCGCCGAGACCGGCGTGCGCTTCACCCGCACGCCCGACCACGTGCTGCAGGCGCGCCACCGCCGGCGCGAGCAGGTCCTGCGGGAGAAGGAAGAGGCCCTGCGCGCCGCCGAGGCCGAGGCCGCCGCCCTTGCGCAAGCCGAGCTCGCGGCCGCCGAGGCCGCCCGGGTCGAGGCCGAAGCGGCCCGCGCCGAAGCCGAGGCCGCCGCGGCGGCCGCCGCCGTGCCCCTGTGGCGCCAGCCCTACGTGCTGCCGCCGGGCGTGCGCTTCACCCGCACGCCGGACCACCTGCTGCGCCATTCGCAGGAGGAGATCGTCAGGTCCGAGGCCGTGCCGGAGCCCGCCATGCCGGAGCCCGCGGAGGCCGTGGCCGGCGATGGCGCGCCCGAGACCGGTTCGCTCGTCGAGTCGGCGGCCTCCTCCGCCGAGCCCGTTGCGATGGTGGGGCCCGCCGAGACCACCGCCATGACGGCGGAGGCGGTCGCGGAGGCCGTCGTCCTGGACATCGCTCAGGAGACCGTTCCGCCGATCGTCCAAGAGACCGTCCCGGACCTCGCCGAGCCTGCGAATTCCCCGGCCGAAGAGGCGCCGGTCGCGGTCGCCTGCGCGACGGAATCGCCCGCCGAATCCGGGATCGCCCCTCCCGACGCCGTCGCACCCGAGGCCGCATCGGCCGAACCGGTGCCGCTCACGCCGGACGTGACGGTTCCGCAGATGGTCGCGGTCGCCGAGGCGCCGGCCCTGCCGGCCCAGATCGTCGACGTGCCGCGACCCTTCGATGTGCCGCAAGTCTTCGATGTGCCGCAAATCTTCGATGTGCCGCAAATCTTCGACGTGCCGAACAGCGCCATCCTGGTGCCGGTCGACGTCTCGCATCTGCGCTCACTGCCGCCGCGCCCGGTCTATACCCTCGACCGCCTGCTCCAGCACGACTGGACGCACCCGCTCTCGACGGCCGCCGAGCAGGACAACCGGCCGGTTCCGGACCCGGAGGAGGCTGTTGCCGAGGAGCCGGCCGCCGAGGTCCCTCCCGCCGAAGTCTCGCCCGCCGAAGTCTCGCCCGCCGAAGTCTCGCCCGCCGAAGTCTCGCCCGCCGGGGCCGTCGCTGCGGAGGCGGTCGCTTCACGGGCCGAGCCCGTCGCCGGCGAATCGGCCGAGGCTGCCGGGCCGCCGCTGTCGGCCGGGATGCCGCGGGGCGGGATGTCCTCGGCGGATTTGCCCTCCAGCGACGTGTCCGCCATCGACCTGGCGCTCATGGGCTTCCAGCCCGTGGGCATGCCTCCCGCGGACTTCTATTCCCTGGATTTCCATTTTTCCTTGGATTTCCAGGCCATGGGCTTGGCTCTCGCGGACTTGCCTTCTGCGGACTTGCCTTCTGCGGACTTGCCGCCCGAGACGGCCGTCGAGCCTGGGATGGATGCCGTCGCGGCGGTGATCGCGCCCATGGACGAGGTGGCCGAAGCCGGCGTCGCCGGGGAGCGGAACTCTGCTCGCGACCTGCCGCCCGAGACGATCCTGCTGCCGGCGCCCGCCCCGCTGCTGGCGCTCACCTACGTGCCCTTCACGGAGACGGCCTTCCTGCCCGTTCCGGTGGCGCCCGAGCCTCCGGCCGCGCCGATGCCGCCCTCCGTCGCCGTCGAGGCCGAGGCGAAGGTCGAGACCGCGATGGAGGTGGCGCCGGCCGTCGCGTCGGAGCCCGCTCTTCCCGCCGCGCCCTTGGCCTTCACGCCGGTGCCGTGGTCGTTCATCGCTGCGGACGCGCAGCCCGTCGCGCAGCCCGGGGCGGCGTACGAACTCCCTCAGGCGCCCGTCGGGGATCGGCCTGCAGCAGAACCCACCGCTCCCGCCGCGCCGCGGGGGGCGCAGCCCTTCGTCTACGTGCCGACCGGTCGCCTCAACGCGCTGCCGCCCGCCCCGACCCTGCCCTCCCCGCCGCGTCCGCCGCGCATCATCCTGCCGGTTGCTGCGCAACCGGGGCCGGTTGCATCGCAATCAGCGCCGGTCGCTGCGCAGCCGACGACGTTCGACCCGCAGCAGCCGGTGCCGGTCTCCGAGCAGGCCGTTACCCCGGCCCCCGAGCCGGGGACGGTCGCGCCGGCACCGTCCTGGGCGCCTGCCCTGCCGGAGATGTCGCTGGCGGAGCCGCACGGGCTGGTCATCGGCACGGCCGGCCTCGATTGCGACCTCGGCCTCGATGCCGACGATGACGGGGACGACGAGGACGACATCCTGGCGCCGGTCGCCACCATCCCGCTGCGCCAGGTCTCGCGGCTGGTCGAGGTGCCCTACGAGCTGCCCTCGGTCGACCTCCTGGCCGAGCCGCGGGAATCGGACGGCAGCAACCTCGATCCCGAGATGCTGGAGGACAACGCCATCCAGCTGCAGCAGGTGATCCAGGATTTCGGGGTGCGCGGCGAGATCCTCGCCGTGCGGCCGGGCCCGGTGGTGACGCTCTACGAGATGGAGCCGGCGCCCGGCACCAAGTCGAGCCGCGTCATCTCGCTCGCCGACGACATCGCCCGCTCGATGTCGGCCATCTCCGCCCGCGTCGCCGTGGTCCAGGGCCGCAACGCCATCGGCATCGAGTTGCCGAACCTCAAGCGCGAGACGGTGTACTTACGCGAACTCCTGACCTCGCCGGCCTTCGTCGAGACCAAGCAGAAGCTCGCGCTCTGCCTCGGCAAGAATATCGGCGGCGAGGCGATCATCGCCGATCTCGCCCGCATGCCCCACCTGCTGGTCGCCGGCACCACCGGCTCGGGCAAGTCGGTCGCGATCAACACCATGATCCTGTCGCTGCTCTACCGGCTGAAGCCGGAGGAGTGCCGCCTGATCATGGTCGATCCCAAGATGCTGGAACTGTCGGTCTATGACGGCATCCCGCACCTGCTCTCGCCGGTCGTCACCGATCCCAAGAAGGCGGTCGTCGCCCTCAAATGGGCGGTGCGCGAGATGGAGGAGCGCTACAAGAAGATGGCGCGCCTCGGCGTTCGCAACATCGACGGCTTCAACGCCCGGGTGGCGGAGGCGCGCGCGCGCGGCGAGGTGATCACCCGCACCGTCCAGACCGGCTTCGACCGCGAGACCGGCGAGGCGATCTACGAGGACGAGGTGATGGACCTCACCGCCCTGCCCTACATCGTGATCGTGGTCGACGAGATGGCCGACCTGATGATGGTGGCGGGCAAGGACATCGAGGGCGCGATCCAGCGTCTCGCCCAGATGGCCCGCGCCGCCGGCCTGCATCTGATCATGGCGACGCAGCGCCCGTCGGTGGATGTCATCACCGGCACGATCAAGGCGAATTTCCCGACCCGGATCTCGTTCCAGGTGACCTCGAAGATCGACTCGCGGACGATCCTGGGCGAGATGGGCGCCGAGCAGTTGCTGGGCCAGGGCGACATGCTGTTCATGGCCGGCGGCGGCCGGACGACCCGGGTCCACGGCCCGTTCTGCTCGGACGACGAGGTCGAGCAGGTCGTGGCGCATCTCAAGCGCCAGGGCCGCCCGTCCTACCTCGACGCCGTCACGGCGGACGAGGAGGCCGAGGAGGCCGCGGCCGCCGCGCAGGACACGCCGGTCATGGACCAGGGCAGCTTCGGCGACCCGACCGCCGACCTCTACGACCAAGCGGTGGCGGTGGTGCTGCGCGACAAGAAGGCGTCGACCAGCTACATCCAGCGTCGATTGCAGATCGGCTACAACCGGGCGGCCTCGCTGATGGAGCGGATGGAGCGCGAGGGCATCGTCGGCCCCGCCAACCATGCCGGCAAGCGCGAGATCCTGATCGAGCCCGCGCCGCAGCCGGGGTCCCAGCCCGGGGCCGACGAGGCGTGAGCCGCCCCGCCGTCGCATATTCGCCACAGGGGGCGGCTCTATGGCCGGACCGGCCCCTGCGGCACGCCAGCCTTCCGGGCCGGCGTGCCGGCCTGCCCCGCCTTCGCCCATACGGAGAACCCTGCCGATGACCGGCCGTCCCCGCTCCGGCCCGCTCCGCGCGGTGTCCCTCGGCGCCGCTCTCTCGGTCGCCGCCCTGGTGAGCGCGGCGCCTGCCCAGGCGCAGGTGTCGTCGTTCCTCGACGGTCTGTTCGGCCGCAAGGACCCGGCGCCCGAGGTGCAGCCGGACGTGGCGCCCGCCGCCCCGAGCCAGGCGGCACCGGCCGGACCCTCCGCCGCCCGGGCGCCGCTTCCGCCGCGCCGGCCGACTTCCCTCGGCGGGGCCAGGGGCACTGCGCCCGAGCCGGTCGAGACCGCCGCCGTCCCGGCCGCCCCCGAGGCCGGCCGCCCGGCACAGCAGGTCGCCGCCGCCACCACCGCGGCCGCTGTCGATCCCGCCAATCCGGCCGCGGTGATCGAGCGCGCCAACGCCTATTTCAACAACGTCTCGACGCTGACCGGCAACTTCATCCAGATCGGCGCCGACGGGCGCAAGATCGGCGGCAAGCTCTACCTCGCCAAGCCCGGACGCCTGCGCTTCGACTACGACCAGCCCTCGACACTCGAGGTGATCGCCGACGGCACCTCGGTGGCCGTGCGCGACCGCAAGCTGGCGACCCAGGACCTCTACTTCATCTCGCAGACACCACTGAAATTCCTGCTCCGCGACAAGATCGACCTCGCCCGCGACCTCACCGTCACCGACGTCGCGGCCGAGCCCGGCGGCATCCGCATCGTGCTCGACGATCGCTCGACGCTGGGGGGCACCTCCCGCATCGCGCTCTACTTCGACGACGCGATGAAGACCTTGAGCCAGTGGCGGATCACCGACCCGCAGGGCTACCAGACCACCGTGCTGCTCTCCAACCTCCAGCGCGGCCGCGCCGTCGACGGCATGCTGTTCGTCATCAATTACGGCCGGGCGGTCGACAAGGAGCTGGAAGCCAAGATGCAGCAGGCCCGTCCCAACTGATCCATCCCAGTGCGCTTCGCCATCGACAGGCCGATGGCGAAGCGTCCGGCGCATGAGCGCCGACGCCCAGTCGGGCTCAGCCGGCGCGTTTGAACGCGCTGCGGTTTTACTCCTGCTTTCGAGACCTCGACCGTTGCGCCTCACCGTCAGCACCTGGAACATCAACTCGGTCCGCCTGCGCATCGACCTCGTGCGTCGCTTCCTCGACGAGGCGAAGCCCGACGTGCTCTGCCTCCAGGAGACCAAATGCCCGGACGACCGTTTCCCGTTGAAGGAGCTGCAGAGCTTCGGCTATCCGCACGTCGTCTTCGCCGGGCAAAAAGGGTATAACGGCGTCGCGATCCTCTCGCGCCTGCCGCTCGTCACCCGCGAGGTGATGAGCTTCTGCGAGCGCCAGGACGCGCGCCACATCTCGGCGGTGCTCGGACCGGAGGCGGGCCTTGCGGCCGGCATCGCGATCCACGACTTCTACGTCCCGGCCGGCGGCGACGTGCCGGACGCGAAGCTGAACGACAAATTCGCCCACAAGCTCTCCTTCATGGACGAGCTGCGCGCCTGGGGCGGCCGGCGCCCCTCGGGTCCGGCAATCCTCGTCGGCGACCTCAACGTGGCGCCGCTCGAGCACGATGTCTGGTCGCACAAGCAACTGCTCGACGTGGTCAGCCACACCCCGATCGAGACCGAGCGCCTGGAATCCCTAAGGGGCGAGGCCGGCTGGATCGACACGATGCGCCACCTGCGCCCGCCGCCGGAGAAGATCTATACGTGGTGGAGCTACCGTTCCCCCGACTGGGCGGCGGCCGACAAGGGACGGCGACTCGACCATATCTGGGTCACGCCGGACCTCGCCGATACGGTGAAGTCGGTGACGGTGGCGCGGCATGCCCGGGCCTGGGAGAAGCCGTCGGACCATGTGCCGGTGACGGTCGAATTGGAGCTGTAGAGGTTCGGCAACGACCGGATCGATCGATCTGGCGCCGAAGTCGACAGCTCTCCACGTCATCACGGGGCTCGTCGAAGACGAGAATCTGGGGTCCATAGCCGCTGACGGTGCAAGATGAGGCGACCGTCGTTCCCATGGGGCCGTCCGTCATTCAACTTGCGCTCGCCCGCGATCGAGTCTCTACTCCGGTCATGGCATCGGTCGCCCTCCAGATTCCGGACACGGTCATGCAGCAGGCACAGGATGCTGCGACGGAAGAGGGCACCCCCTGGATCAGACGCTCCTCGGCCTCATCACCGACGGCGTCGATCAGCAGCGCAGGTTCCGGACCATGCGCGAGCGCGTAGCGCGGGCCGATGTCGCTGCCGCCCTGGCAATCCTCGATCGGGCGCCGGACGTGCGCCCGACCCCGGTGACGAGATCCCGTGAGTTCCCGCGCCGACGCCGTGACGCCAATCCCATTCCAGAGCATCCGCGAGCGTTGGCACGCGGACCCGTGGTATCGGGCTTCCTACGAGGAGGTCTCTCCGGCCATGGCACTGGCCTTCGCCATGGCGGAGGGGCTCGGCAGGCCTCGACGCTCTCTCAGGCGGAGGTCGCCCGGCGCATCGGTGCCTCGCAGGCGATGGTGGCACGGTGGGAGACAGGCAAGGCAGCGCCGACCACGACCTCTCTGCGCCGTTTCGCTGAGGCGACGGGAGCCCGCCGCCGGATCGAGTGCGCCTTCGAGCGGGACTGACGGGCGAAGGGGCGGAGCGCTACGCGCCACCCCTCCCCGTCCGCCCTACCGATCCGCCTTCTCGCCCGCGGCTTCCCTGGCGACGAACCCCTTCGTCACCGGCACGATCTGAGCAAACACCGCCTCGGCCATCCGCTCCTCCTCCTTGAGAGACAGGCGCAGGGTCTCGATGTCGCGGGCGTGCCCGGCCTCCTCGGCCAGCGTGATCAGCGAGGTATAGGCGGCGATCTCGTAGGTCTCGACCGAGTAGTCGGTATAGAGGTTCTTCAAGACCTCGTCGCCGGTCACGCTGTGGACGAGCGCCGCGACATTGCCCACCGTCTGGGTCACCACGTCCTTGAGGAGCGAGCGGTCCTCGCCGTGGCGGTGCAGCAGGTCGGCGAGGCGGGTGACCTGCTGGTCGGTCTCGCTCCTGTGCAGCCGCAGCGCCTGGGTCAGGTCGGGATAGTGCTCGTAGCGCTCGATCTGGCGCTGGATCATCTGCGCCGCCTGCTTCTCCAGGGCGTGGGTGTTGCGCAGGGCCGTGACGTAGATCGCCTGCACGGTCTCGTCGCTCTTGGCCGCGGTCGCGGTCGTGGTCATCGCACATCCTCTCGTGGGGTGGAGAATGGCGGGCAAACTACGTGGGGGTATCTCGGGTTCGACCTCGGCCGTTCCCGGATGCAGCCGGCATGGGCGTGACGAAACCGCGCGCGGTCAGAATGGCACGCAGGCCACAGGGGAGTGGCAAGGGGCGACGGATCGTGTATAGGCTGCGCCACCCTCGCCCGCACACGGCGAGGTTTTTCGCCTTGGCAGACCGCGCTGGACGACATCCCGGCCCGGCCGAGCCCTTGCGGAAGGCGGCCTCCCTCAAGAGCCCGCGCACCTCGTGAACCCGTAGCACTGAAAGGACACGCGATGTCGATCACGGCGGAGCGCAAGACCGCGCTCATCAAGGAACATGCCCGCGGCGGGACCGACACCGGCTCGCCGGAAGTGCAGGTCGCGATCCTCACCGAGCGGATCCAGAACCTCACCGGGCACTTCAAGACCCACACCAAGGACAACCACTCGCGCCGCGGCCTGCTCAAGCTGGTGTCGCAGCGCCGGTCGCTCCTCGACTACCTGAAGCGCAAGGACGAGGCCCGCTACCGCGCCCTCATCGAGCGCCTCGGCATCCGCCGCTAAGGTGGACCTCACGCGGTTCGGGCACCGGTCCGGGCCGCGTTTTCGCGGGTGAGCCTCGAGGCTCCCCCGTCCCGGGTGGGCCGGAATGGGTCCGGCCGCCCTTAATCCGGGACCCGCACTGAAGAATGCGGGCCGCGACCGCCAGGGCAGGATCGCCGGTGGCTCTCAATGAGCCCCTCGCCGTCTTGCGCTGGCGCCGCCCTCCCGGACCGCAGGAAGGCATGACGAACATGTTCGACGTTCAACGCGAAGAGCTGCTGTGGGGCGGGCGCAAGCTCGTGCTCGAGACCGGCAAGGTCGCCCGCCAGGCCGACGGCGCCGTGGTCGCCACCTACGGCGAGACCTCGGTGCTCGCCACCGTGGTGTCGATGAAGGAGCCGAAGCCCGGCATCGATTTCCTGCCGCTCACGGTGAACTACCAGGAGCGCACCTACGCCGCCGGCCGCATCCCGGGCGGCTACTTCAAGCGCGAGGGCCGTCCCTCCGAGAAGGAGACCCTGGTCTCCCGCCTGATCGACCGGCCGATCCGCCCCCTCTTCGTCGAGGGCTGGCGCAACGACACCCAGCTCGTCGTCACGGTGCTCTCGCACGACCTCGAGACCGATCCCGACATCCTCGCCATGGTGGCGGCCTCCGCGGCGCTGACCCTGTCGGGCGTGCCGTTCATGGGCCCGATCGGGGCTGCCCGCGTCGGCTATGTCGGCGGTCAGTACAAGCTCAACCCGCCCATCCAGGAAATGGAGGGCTCGACCCTCGACCTCGTCGTCGCCGGCAC
This sequence is a window from Methylobacterium sp. SyP6R. Protein-coding genes within it:
- a CDS encoding NAD(+) synthase, whose translation is MFRSLYRHGFARVAACVGRSHIADPEANAAEIRRLAERCDADGVAVAVFPELCLSAYALEDLLLQETLLERVEAALLSLVEASRALMPVLVIGAPLRHRNRIYNTAAIVHRGRLLGVVPKSYLPNYREFYEKRHFASGAGVTGETIRLGETEAPFGTDLLFPAEDLPGLVLGVEICEDMWIPVPPSSLAALAGATVLANLSGSPITIGRAESRTLLCRSASARCLAAYIYAAAGPGESTTDLSWDGQTAIYEDGEVLAEGARFPAEPQVTLADIDLDRLRQERAQMGSFEDNAREALRTAPAYRRVPFRVAPPEADLGFHRTVERFPFVPADPARLAQDCYEGYNIQVAGLAQRLQAIGTKRVVIGISGGLDSTHALIVAARAFDQLGLPRSDILTYTMPGFATSDETKANAHRLMASLGTRAAELDIRPAARQMLADMGHPFGRGEEVYDVTFENVQAGLRTDYLFRLANQHDAIVIGTGDLSELALGWCTYGVGDQMSHYAVNAGVPKTLIQHLIRWVIASGQFSDEVGRTLEAILETEISPELVPAREGETIQSTESKIGPYALQDFNLFYTLRYGYRPSKIAFLSLMAWEDAGRGPWPPGFPEAKRGAYALPEIRAWLTVFLRRFFGFSQFKRSALPNGPKVAAGGALSPRGDWRAPSDGNARIWLDELERNVPKG
- a CDS encoding outer-membrane lipoprotein carrier protein LolA, whose amino-acid sequence is MTGRPRSGPLRAVSLGAALSVAALVSAAPAQAQVSSFLDGLFGRKDPAPEVQPDVAPAAPSQAAPAGPSAARAPLPPRRPTSLGGARGTAPEPVETAAVPAAPEAGRPAQQVAAATTAAAVDPANPAAVIERANAYFNNVSTLTGNFIQIGADGRKIGGKLYLAKPGRLRFDYDQPSTLEVIADGTSVAVRDRKLATQDLYFISQTPLKFLLRDKIDLARDLTVTDVAAEPGGIRIVLDDRSTLGGTSRIALYFDDAMKTLSQWRITDPQGYQTTVLLSNLQRGRAVDGMLFVINYGRAVDKELEAKMQQARPN
- the xth gene encoding exodeoxyribonuclease III is translated as MRLTVSTWNINSVRLRIDLVRRFLDEAKPDVLCLQETKCPDDRFPLKELQSFGYPHVVFAGQKGYNGVAILSRLPLVTREVMSFCERQDARHISAVLGPEAGLAAGIAIHDFYVPAGGDVPDAKLNDKFAHKLSFMDELRAWGGRRPSGPAILVGDLNVAPLEHDVWSHKQLLDVVSHTPIETERLESLRGEAGWIDTMRHLRPPPEKIYTWWSYRSPDWAAADKGRRLDHIWVTPDLADTVKSVTVARHARAWEKPSDHVPVTVELEL
- a CDS encoding helix-turn-helix domain-containing protein, translated to MRERVARADVAAALAILDRAPDVRPTPVTRSREFPRRRRDANPIPEHPRALARGPVVSGFLRGGLSGHGTGLRHGGGARQASTLSQAEVARRIGASQAMVARWETGKAAPTTTSLRRFAEATGARRRIECAFERD
- a CDS encoding DUF892 family protein, which produces MTTTATAAKSDETVQAIYVTALRNTHALEKQAAQMIQRQIERYEHYPDLTQALRLHRSETDQQVTRLADLLHRHGEDRSLLKDVVTQTVGNVAALVHSVTGDEVLKNLYTDYSVETYEIAAYTSLITLAEEAGHARDIETLRLSLKEEERMAEAVFAQIVPVTKGFVAREAAGEKADR
- the rpsO gene encoding 30S ribosomal protein S15, which encodes MSITAERKTALIKEHARGGTDTGSPEVQVAILTERIQNLTGHFKTHTKDNHSRRGLLKLVSQRRSLLDYLKRKDEARYRALIERLGIRR